GCGCTCCTTCTGCATTAGGTATGACAACGGGTTCACCGCCTTCAAATACGGCGACGCAGGAGTTTGTCGTTCCAAGGTCAATTCCTATAATCTTTGCCATTTTTTTATCCTCCAAATTAAAATGAATTAATGTCTATTATGAATTTAATGAAAACAATGCTTTTAGTTTACTACTTTCACGAGAGCGTGACGAATCACTTTATCGCCGTATACATAACCTTTTTGTAGTATTTCGCAGACTGTGTTTTCGGGCTTATCATCGTCATCAACGTGAGCGAGAGCCTCGCATAAAATAGGATCAAATTCCTTTCCGAGAATATCAATCTCTTTTATGCCGTTTTTATCAAGCACCTGCTTGAAGGATTTTAATATCAAAGCCAGTCCTTCTGACAGCATGTCTGAATTTTTTATATCAGAAGCTCTTTCGATATTATCGAATACAGGCAAAAGCTGTTTTAATAATTCGTTTTTCGAAAGTATTGAAAGCTCCTCTTTTTCTTTTTGAGTGCGTTTTTTAAAATTATCGTATTCTGCTGCCATTCGCAGATACCTGTCATTTAATCCGTCAATTTCGTCCTGTTTAGTTGCGAGTTCTTTCTGCAAAGCTTCAATTTTTATTTTCAAAAGTTCTTCAGCGCGGACACTATCTTCGGCTTCAGATACTTCGGCTTTTTCATTTTTTGCAGATGATCCTTCGGTTGACTTAACATTATTATCTTCTTGAGCCGGAGGAACACTTTCCGAAATATTGCTTTCCGGTTCAGCTGAATCT
This sequence is a window from Oscillospiraceae bacterium. Protein-coding genes within it:
- a CDS encoding nucleotide exchange factor GrpE, whose product is MKEKMTENKESRKKAKDSAEPESNISESVPPAQEDNNVKSTEGSSAKNEKAEVSEAEDSVRAEELLKIKIEALQKELATKQDEIDGLNDRYLRMAAEYDNFKKRTQKEKEELSILSKNELLKQLLPVFDNIERASDIKNSDMLSEGLALILKSFKQVLDKNGIKEIDILGKEFDPILCEALAHVDDDDKPENTVCEILQKGYVYGDKVIRHALVKVVN